In Falsibacillus albus, one genomic interval encodes:
- a CDS encoding carboxypeptidase regulatory-like domain-containing protein, producing the protein MAFPSNTQYLPILVNGSPLFDHTDDESPRSTDIVGDSTYPAAFFAYDGTNVYFRLRLNEDPRNNKLTGFQNFSWGVLINTTGVAGTYNWLFNVNGLNSTVNLIKNTTIQVNSWNDPAEGLGGGEPNFSQAISNYNFARVVQADSSFGGNPDYFLDWFLPAATFFSTLGINSSSLIKAIFFSSTNANNYNKDSLRTDEGFSFSNALSDSTSADLADVRAKLTASKMINSGPASVLIGEQASWTGTLTLNNTGKSSATTIIVQDTIGLDTVGSFNVTSTSKGTAVYNPASKILTWNVGNLDRGASAILTFSASGLFSAAGSRPLDTAFANGVDSFTGNSIQSNNASASIPVVAAGSVTGKVLDQASGLPLSGANVELLQGVTVIATTTSDTSGIYSFTSIAPGSYNVRASNANYSNNTVSITVVSGQATNQNILLTPLPGTIQGTVMDNGSIPIAGAQVNLLNAAGVLVLQSTTAANGTYSFSNLTPQNYTVTVSQTSYQSQQKSVIVDPNETETVDFTLDPLPTTITGTIFASGGGTVGGATVEILNLASQVIATTVADGSGFYTVNGLAPGSYRLRASASGYITAQVGFTASGGTMNVDLTLLQNPGSISGGVQDSSTGSGIQNANIRIVNNSGVTVATTMTDASGNYSIPSLSSGSYTVIFTADGYANKAIGAMVASGTNTNVNAQLSKLAGAISGNISAGGPVANAIVGITLNNIVVATTSTDANGNYFVGNLAPNVYNVIVNAQGYARQTLAAIVVTGQTAIANFTLTPDTGILNGTVVDALSNVISGAVISVYQQGGTGSVIARVITQTDGTYTVPNLEPGSFTVIASKDGYQSMSMGAIISAGTTSTVNFQLAENPGGITGIITDALTTQPISGAGIEVRILDSSGTVVQSTFSDQAGHYMISNLAPGTYTAVASASGYQIGLSDVVIQSNTAETINFALYPDPGSIQGRIYDNNNVGQGIAGASVSLTDSFGSLINTVLTDSNGNYFLGGVTPGFYTLNVSAQLFETGIVGVQVQSDATTPVDIGLESTPGTISGLVSPIAANTVIQVFNVNNVLVGTTVAGPDGSFQFSGISAGNYIVTAAALNYSTGSAGVYLPPGGSETVSIEIMALPASVSGNIFDGNGHAIPNATIIIQDENQTIVGRGFSDDNGNYYISSLPSGALTVQASAPYYSSKSTGVLTTPGSDIKGIDFELTADPGSIAGEITDILTGNPISGATVIIRNASTNQFVSSTVSSVFGNYVVNNLPPGSYYVIASANNFGSAQIGAIVTSNQSTIANISLSPNPGSISGAVQNLVGNPITGNNIQITLLSLQNTPLLNTVANSDGTFTLPDIEPGNYFIKAAVSGYNSMTTPISVSSGIATNVTLRLEAVPVTIKGTIVDGLSMQGIPGAALIIFNDSGLAVGNSVTGQDGTFQVNGLPYGTLTLTASAQNYGSNSVSVFTNPGDIVSTQLILTPNPGSLMGYVTNMVTGEAVVNAVLQVVDNTDTIVATVQSDSFGEYMVSGLNPGTYTVVASAVNYGPQTAGAQIQSNSQSILGFALAPDPGYIEGTVRDQVNPAQTIPGATIVVREMSATGPIVFSTITDQAGMYRTIGLNESVYIVVSSAPDYGTIAQGVNVLSNQTVTADFELPPQPGEVSGNVTDAVTYDGLPNSLVKVIDAQGTVVQTVQTAASGFYHIGSLVPGSYTVTAVNADYQSNQKQVTIVANATSSADIPLQPQPSVLNGLITEEVTTVPIVGAAIELYFSGTNILAASGQTDGSGSYTIQGLQAGSYTITASYPGYASRTIGVVVPVNSTIVQNMSLPASPADISGNIQDAVTMSGILGASISVVVPGSDIIISQTLTDVNGDYLLAMIPAGTYNIVVSASDYNSVISSITLQPGDYTTYDASLEPFPGSISGVVSDDLTTAQITNALVQVFFDGSGPLISSTYTDVSGNYTIGGLPEGDFNVVFSADGYGSQRILFNLVPGEAKVINAALLPNPATLTGIVKNDVNHTGLSGALVQVFDQGSNVLISSTLTDSNGIYTIAGLSEGNYRIVYSATDFQAFTTQVIVAPGDMKSIDVSLTPDPASVEGNIKDASTNLAILNARVDLIVPNTDIIVQSAFTNENGDYMLPNLPTGSFTVVISATGYASAAIPVILAPNTTTTVNASLLDTPAQIQGQVTDQMTMNPIQNALVQVYSISGGALAASQYTDDFGQYNITTLKEGQYQVVISASGYTSFLQNVSLSSGGSETIDAALQPEGSIITGKVLSSGNGEAIFGALVQVFLEGTTVPVDSDISDNDGTYTIIGLPPGTYTIVSSAPGFGQQTFNLSITDGETRSLNISLQPSLSSISGTVTDSVTTSGIEGAAVRLVVLGTGIIISTVYSDQIGAYLIDNIHPGSYQLVFNAPGYSTEAVPVTLNQGDSLVVDASLDPTGSTISGTVTDSGSNPVQGALVQIFDAATHELVDYSLTDQNGNYSLKTIPNGQFNVKASASGFITQTIQTTIPPDQTVNFQLEGNPSAVEGRIVNNVTNRPIQGALIQVFLQGSQEATASYLTDPQGLYLISGLSAGTYVIEASAEGYISREFTVIVGDGETVLLNIRLNPIAINLCQLDNLVSLDCILTDSEGNEIEPERLSYEELGRGDFPFILPSGERAELQRVFFSLGGYIQFVLVTTGTRCVSVPIPFKIMDDVIVCAPKGTSTELRIDSFSCQNGLVCRGSGNARNGNASVRLRVCAGFYSTASAVIGKEVMTCAPRDLLNNVCGKMIGTSINGQIEQFFGCFQVDKVYDWIQLDLTENISLDAGTIVFQCGL; encoded by the coding sequence TTGGCATTTCCAAGCAATACACAGTATTTGCCGATTTTGGTGAATGGATCTCCATTGTTTGACCATACGGATGATGAGTCGCCGAGATCGACGGATATTGTCGGGGACTCAACATATCCAGCTGCATTCTTTGCTTATGATGGAACAAATGTTTATTTCCGGCTGCGGTTAAACGAAGATCCCAGGAATAATAAATTGACGGGGTTTCAAAACTTTTCCTGGGGTGTGCTGATTAATACAACAGGGGTAGCGGGGACGTATAATTGGCTTTTTAATGTCAACGGATTGAATAGTACTGTAAACTTAATTAAAAATACAACGATCCAGGTCAACTCCTGGAACGATCCGGCAGAAGGACTTGGAGGCGGGGAGCCGAATTTTTCCCAAGCCATTTCTAACTATAACTTTGCAAGAGTCGTACAGGCAGATTCCAGCTTCGGTGGCAATCCTGACTATTTTCTCGATTGGTTCTTGCCTGCAGCGACATTCTTTTCCACGCTAGGCATCAATTCTTCCAGCCTAATCAAAGCAATCTTTTTTTCTTCTACAAATGCCAACAACTATAATAAAGACTCTTTGCGGACCGATGAAGGTTTCAGTTTCTCCAATGCACTTTCCGATTCAACCTCTGCCGATTTAGCGGATGTAAGGGCGAAGCTGACGGCAAGTAAAATGATCAATTCTGGTCCTGCCAGCGTTTTAATAGGCGAGCAGGCATCTTGGACCGGAACGCTGACATTGAACAATACCGGGAAATCCAGTGCAACGACCATCATCGTGCAAGATACGATCGGGTTGGACACGGTCGGCAGCTTCAATGTGACCAGTACTTCCAAAGGAACGGCTGTCTATAATCCTGCTTCCAAAATCCTTACTTGGAATGTAGGGAATTTAGACAGAGGGGCGTCTGCTATTTTGACTTTTTCTGCTTCAGGGCTTTTCTCTGCGGCAGGATCCAGGCCGCTTGATACAGCATTTGCAAATGGTGTGGACAGTTTTACAGGAAACTCAATTCAATCAAATAACGCGTCTGCTTCCATACCCGTTGTAGCAGCTGGTAGTGTTACAGGAAAGGTGTTAGATCAGGCAAGCGGACTTCCGTTATCAGGTGCGAATGTAGAACTGCTGCAGGGCGTGACTGTCATTGCAACGACAACATCCGACACATCGGGAATCTATAGTTTTACATCAATTGCTCCTGGCAGCTATAACGTAAGGGCAAGCAATGCCAATTACTCGAATAATACGGTATCGATTACGGTGGTAAGCGGACAGGCGACCAATCAAAATATTTTATTGACACCACTTCCTGGAACGATTCAAGGAACAGTTATGGATAATGGATCTATTCCGATTGCGGGGGCACAGGTCAACTTGCTCAACGCAGCAGGGGTCCTTGTTCTTCAAAGCACAACAGCGGCCAATGGCACATATTCCTTTTCCAATCTCACTCCGCAGAACTATACGGTGACGGTCAGCCAGACTTCTTATCAATCACAACAAAAATCGGTCATCGTTGACCCCAATGAAACGGAAACGGTGGACTTTACCCTTGACCCACTCCCGACGACTATCACCGGTACGATTTTTGCTTCCGGGGGTGGAACGGTAGGAGGGGCGACAGTTGAAATTTTGAACCTTGCTTCTCAAGTGATTGCTACAACCGTTGCAGACGGCAGCGGTTTTTATACAGTAAATGGACTTGCACCTGGATCTTATCGGCTACGTGCTTCCGCCAGCGGGTACATTACAGCTCAAGTGGGCTTTACTGCATCCGGAGGAACAATGAATGTGGATTTGACACTGTTACAAAATCCGGGTTCAATCAGCGGGGGTGTCCAAGACAGCAGCACTGGCAGTGGCATTCAAAACGCAAATATTCGGATAGTCAATAACAGCGGTGTCACAGTAGCGACAACCATGACAGATGCGTCCGGCAATTATTCAATTCCTTCGTTATCGTCAGGGTCATATACCGTTATTTTCACAGCGGATGGGTATGCAAACAAAGCAATAGGAGCTATGGTGGCATCTGGCACCAATACGAATGTAAATGCTCAATTAAGTAAGCTGGCAGGGGCGATAAGCGGGAATATTTCTGCTGGAGGACCAGTTGCGAATGCAATCGTTGGCATTACGTTAAACAATATTGTGGTTGCTACCACAAGTACAGACGCAAATGGAAATTATTTTGTCGGAAACCTTGCTCCGAATGTATATAATGTGATCGTCAATGCTCAAGGGTATGCAAGACAGACATTGGCAGCAATTGTTGTTACTGGTCAAACAGCCATTGCCAATTTCACTTTGACCCCTGATACCGGCATTTTGAACGGAACTGTTGTCGATGCTTTAAGCAATGTCATTTCTGGCGCTGTAATCAGTGTCTACCAGCAAGGCGGGACGGGCAGCGTCATTGCCAGGGTCATTACTCAAACGGATGGGACTTATACAGTTCCCAATCTTGAACCTGGCTCATTTACCGTCATCGCCAGCAAAGATGGTTATCAGTCCATGTCGATGGGGGCAATTATTTCTGCAGGAACTACATCAACCGTCAATTTTCAACTCGCGGAAAACCCTGGTGGAATTACAGGTATCATTACAGACGCATTAACGACCCAGCCGATTTCAGGTGCCGGCATCGAAGTGAGGATCCTGGATTCTTCAGGAACAGTGGTCCAGTCTACGTTCTCAGATCAAGCAGGGCACTATATGATTTCCAACCTTGCACCTGGAACTTATACCGCAGTGGCTTCTGCAAGTGGTTATCAAATTGGGCTTTCTGATGTAGTGATTCAATCCAATACAGCAGAAACCATCAATTTTGCCTTATATCCAGATCCAGGAAGCATCCAGGGAAGAATCTATGACAATAACAATGTCGGTCAAGGAATTGCCGGTGCATCAGTGTCCTTGACAGATTCTTTTGGCTCTTTAATCAATACAGTATTGACCGATTCTAATGGAAACTACTTCTTAGGAGGAGTTACTCCAGGTTTTTATACACTGAATGTATCAGCACAGTTGTTTGAAACTGGTATTGTAGGTGTTCAAGTACAATCAGATGCGACAACCCCTGTCGATATCGGTCTGGAAAGTACACCTGGGACGATTTCAGGCCTGGTTTCCCCAATTGCTGCGAATACAGTGATTCAAGTGTTTAATGTCAATAATGTATTGGTGGGTACAACGGTAGCGGGTCCTGATGGAAGCTTTCAATTTTCAGGGATATCGGCTGGAAACTATATTGTGACAGCTGCAGCTTTAAACTATTCAACAGGGTCAGCAGGCGTCTACCTTCCACCAGGAGGGAGTGAAACAGTTTCCATTGAAATCATGGCGCTTCCAGCATCCGTTTCAGGGAACATTTTCGATGGTAATGGCCATGCAATTCCCAATGCAACGATCATAATCCAGGATGAAAATCAAACGATTGTGGGCAGGGGATTCTCTGATGATAATGGTAATTACTATATTTCCAGTCTTCCGTCTGGTGCATTAACAGTGCAGGCTTCTGCCCCATACTACTCATCAAAAAGCACGGGGGTCTTGACCACACCCGGATCAGACATCAAAGGCATTGATTTTGAATTGACTGCCGATCCAGGCAGCATAGCTGGGGAGATAACTGATATATTGACAGGAAATCCTATTTCTGGTGCGACAGTCATCATCCGGAATGCGTCAACCAATCAATTTGTTTCATCCACTGTATCATCTGTGTTTGGCAACTATGTCGTAAATAATCTTCCACCAGGAAGCTATTATGTCATTGCTTCAGCCAATAATTTCGGAAGCGCTCAAATAGGGGCGATAGTTACAAGCAATCAATCGACAATCGCAAATATTTCCCTTTCTCCAAATCCAGGCAGCATCAGTGGAGCAGTCCAAAATCTTGTCGGTAACCCGATTACAGGAAACAACATCCAAATCACGCTTTTAAGTCTTCAAAACACACCTCTTCTCAATACGGTTGCCAATTCCGACGGGACCTTCACGCTGCCGGATATCGAACCAGGTAATTATTTCATTAAAGCAGCAGTATCAGGCTATAACAGCATGACCACACCAATCAGTGTATCATCAGGTATTGCTACGAATGTCACCTTGAGATTGGAAGCAGTCCCTGTCACCATCAAGGGGACAATAGTCGATGGATTATCAATGCAAGGAATTCCCGGGGCTGCCTTGATTATTTTCAATGACAGCGGTCTAGCTGTAGGAAATTCTGTCACTGGACAGGATGGGACGTTTCAGGTAAATGGACTTCCATACGGAACGTTGACGTTGACAGCATCTGCTCAAAATTATGGATCGAATTCTGTTTCGGTCTTTACTAATCCAGGCGATATAGTATCAACGCAATTAATCTTGACTCCGAATCCTGGCAGCCTTATGGGTTATGTCACGAATATGGTCACTGGAGAAGCTGTCGTTAATGCGGTACTTCAGGTGGTTGATAATACTGATACAATCGTCGCTACAGTTCAATCTGACTCTTTTGGTGAATATATGGTGAGCGGCTTGAACCCCGGAACTTATACCGTTGTTGCAAGCGCAGTAAATTATGGACCACAAACTGCAGGTGCCCAGATTCAATCCAATTCTCAATCGATTCTTGGTTTCGCTCTCGCACCAGATCCTGGATATATCGAAGGAACTGTTCGTGATCAGGTGAATCCAGCTCAAACCATTCCGGGTGCTACTATCGTGGTAAGGGAAATGTCAGCGACAGGACCAATTGTATTTTCAACCATAACCGATCAAGCCGGAATGTATAGGACAATAGGGTTGAATGAAAGTGTATATATAGTGGTTTCAAGTGCTCCCGATTATGGAACAATTGCTCAGGGAGTAAATGTATTGAGCAACCAAACAGTTACAGCTGATTTCGAATTGCCGCCGCAGCCAGGTGAAGTGAGCGGCAACGTCACGGACGCTGTAACATATGATGGGCTTCCGAATTCACTGGTTAAAGTGATTGATGCACAAGGGACTGTCGTTCAAACGGTCCAAACTGCTGCATCTGGATTCTATCATATTGGCAGCTTGGTCCCAGGAAGCTATACAGTGACAGCTGTAAATGCAGATTATCAATCCAATCAGAAGCAAGTAACCATTGTGGCGAATGCAACATCATCTGCTGATATCCCATTACAGCCACAACCTTCAGTGTTGAATGGATTGATTACTGAAGAAGTTACCACAGTACCAATTGTAGGCGCAGCGATAGAACTGTATTTTTCCGGTACGAATATACTTGCTGCAAGTGGACAGACGGATGGAAGCGGATCATATACCATTCAAGGGCTGCAGGCTGGAAGCTATACCATCACAGCATCTTATCCAGGATATGCTTCCAGGACCATCGGCGTTGTGGTCCCTGTCAACAGCACAATCGTACAAAATATGTCACTTCCAGCATCACCTGCTGATATTTCTGGAAATATCCAAGATGCTGTAACCATGAGCGGTATTTTAGGTGCATCCATCAGTGTGGTGGTTCCGGGTAGTGATATCATCATCAGTCAGACTTTAACGGACGTAAACGGTGATTACCTATTGGCAATGATCCCTGCAGGAACCTATAACATCGTCGTTTCAGCCAGTGATTATAATTCCGTCATTTCTTCCATTACTCTGCAGCCAGGAGATTATACAACATACGATGCATCATTGGAGCCATTCCCTGGATCGATTTCTGGCGTCGTATCGGATGATTTAACAACTGCTCAGATTACGAATGCGCTTGTCCAAGTGTTTTTTGATGGCAGTGGACCGCTAATTTCAAGCACCTATACAGATGTTTCCGGCAACTACACCATCGGGGGATTGCCGGAAGGTGATTTCAATGTTGTTTTTTCTGCCGATGGATATGGTTCTCAAAGGATATTATTTAACTTGGTCCCAGGAGAAGCCAAGGTTATCAATGCAGCACTCCTTCCAAATCCGGCTACTCTTACAGGGATTGTTAAAAATGATGTCAATCATACAGGACTTTCTGGGGCATTGGTTCAAGTGTTCGATCAAGGAAGCAATGTTTTGATCTCCAGCACACTGACCGACAGCAATGGAATTTACACCATTGCAGGACTGTCAGAGGGGAATTACCGCATCGTCTATTCTGCGACAGATTTTCAAGCATTTACGACACAGGTGATCGTGGCGCCTGGCGACATGAAATCAATCGATGTGTCATTGACGCCGGATCCGGCTTCAGTAGAGGGGAATATTAAAGATGCCTCCACTAATCTTGCCATCCTAAATGCAAGGGTTGATCTCATCGTACCCAATACTGACATCATCGTCCAAAGCGCATTTACTAATGAAAACGGGGATTATATGCTGCCAAACCTCCCAACCGGCAGCTTTACGGTTGTCATTTCAGCAACTGGTTATGCATCGGCAGCCATTCCTGTCATCCTGGCCCCCAACACTACAACAACCGTTAATGCTTCCCTTCTTGATACACCAGCACAGATTCAAGGGCAAGTGACCGATCAAATGACCATGAATCCCATTCAAAATGCACTTGTCCAAGTATATTCAATATCAGGTGGCGCTTTGGCTGCCAGCCAATATACGGATGACTTTGGCCAATATAATATAACGACCTTGAAGGAAGGTCAATATCAGGTAGTGATCAGCGCAAGTGGATATACAAGTTTTCTTCAAAATGTGTCACTGTCTTCCGGTGGAAGTGAAACCATAGACGCGGCATTACAGCCTGAGGGATCCATTATCACTGGAAAAGTCCTTAGCAGCGGAAACGGGGAGGCTATATTCGGTGCATTAGTTCAGGTGTTTTTGGAAGGGACGACGGTTCCTGTCGATAGTGATATTTCCGATAACGATGGAACCTATACCATCATTGGACTGCCGCCAGGAACATATACGATTGTTTCATCTGCGCCAGGTTTTGGGCAGCAAACCTTCAACTTGAGCATCACGGATGGTGAGACAAGGTCGTTGAACATTAGCCTGCAGCCAAGTTTATCAAGTATATCGGGTACTGTGACGGATAGTGTAACAACTTCTGGGATCGAAGGCGCAGCTGTAAGACTTGTAGTTCTTGGAACCGGCATCATAATCTCAACGGTCTACTCAGACCAAATTGGGGCATATTTGATCGATAATATACATCCTGGTTCTTATCAGCTTGTATTTAATGCTCCCGGATATTCTACCGAGGCAGTACCTGTCACACTTAACCAAGGCGACAGTCTGGTTGTCGACGCATCGCTGGATCCAACTGGATCGACTATTTCTGGTACTGTAACGGATAGTGGAAGCAATCCGGTTCAAGGAGCCTTGGTTCAAATATTCGATGCTGCAACACATGAATTGGTGGATTACTCTCTTACAGATCAAAACGGCAATTACAGTCTGAAAACAATTCCAAACGGGCAATTCAATGTGAAGGCATCAGCTTCTGGTTTTATCACACAGACGATCCAAACGACTATCCCTCCTGATCAAACCGTTAATTTTCAGCTGGAAGGAAACCCATCTGCCGTTGAGGGAAGGATTGTCAACAACGTCACGAATAGACCGATTCAAGGAGCCTTGATTCAAGTATTTCTTCAAGGTTCTCAAGAGGCAACGGCCAGCTATTTGACAGATCCCCAGGGACTTTATTTGATTAGCGGGCTGTCAGCAGGAACTTATGTGATCGAGGCTTCTGCGGAAGGATACATTTCAAGAGAATTCACCGTTATCGTCGGAGATGGAGAGACGGTTCTTCTGAATATCCGATTGAATCCAATTGCCATCAATCTTTGTCAATTGGATAACCTGGTTTCATTGGATTGTATATTGACAGATTCGGAGGGGAATGAAATTGAGCCAGAACGACTTTCATATGAAGAATTGGGAAGAGGGGATTTTCCATTCATCCTCCCATCAGGAGAACGGGCAGAACTTCAGCGGGTATTCTTTTCACTCGGTGGATATATCCAATTTGTTTTGGTCACGACCGGAACAAGGTGTGTATCTGTCCCTATCCCATTCAAGATCATGGACGATGTAATCGTATGTGCACCAAAAGGAACATCCACTGAATTGCGAATTGATTCTTTCTCATGCCAAAATGGTCTGGTTTGCAGAGGAAGCGGCAATGCTAGGAACGGAAATGCATCTGTGAGATTAAGAGTTTGTGCAGGGTTCTATTCCACTGCTTCTGCAGTGATAGGCAAGGAAGTAATGACTTGCGCCCCGAGGGATTTATTGAATAATGTATGTGGCAAGATGATAGGCACATCCATCAATGGGCAAATCGAACAGTTTTTCGGATGCTTCCAGGTTGATAAGGTCTATGACTGGATTCAACTTGACTTAACAGAAAACATTTCCCTGGACGCTGGAACCATAGTCTTTCAATGCGGCTTGTAA
- a CDS encoding SRPBCC family protein translates to MPNIKFTIFIQADIEKCFDLARDIDIHTKTVDKRNKERAVGGRTSGLIEAGEHVTWEAIHFGVKQNLTAKIIEMNRPYRFVDVMVKGAFQSFVHTHEFRKDENGTWMTDTFMYKSPLGFIGRLADALFLEKYMKSFIIQRSRELKKLAEQEMKG, encoded by the coding sequence TTGCCGAACATTAAATTTACTATTTTTATACAAGCAGATATTGAAAAGTGCTTCGATTTAGCAAGGGATATCGATATACATACAAAAACCGTTGATAAAAGAAACAAAGAAAGAGCAGTAGGCGGCCGGACTTCCGGCTTGATTGAAGCTGGGGAGCATGTAACGTGGGAAGCGATCCATTTTGGAGTTAAACAAAATTTGACTGCCAAAATCATCGAAATGAATCGTCCCTATCGTTTTGTAGATGTCATGGTAAAAGGCGCATTCCAATCCTTTGTCCATACACATGAATTTAGAAAAGACGAAAATGGAACTTGGATGACAGACACATTCATGTATAAATCTCCACTTGGATTCATTGGCAGACTGGCAGATGCTCTTTTTTTAGAAAAGTATATGAAAAGTTTCATCATCCAAAGATCAAGAGAACTTAAAAAGTTGGCTGAACAAGAAATGAAAGGGTAA